A stretch of DNA from Gimesia chilikensis:
CGGGAATCAATTGGAAAATGGTAAATAGTGGTTGTTCCGGCTCGACATGCGTATTCCCATTCCGCTTCCGTCGGCAATCGGTAAACGCGGTCATTACGTTTGCTAAGCCAGTTGCAAAACGCCATTGCGTCGGCGTATGTAACCATTGTAACTGGATAGCTGTCAGAAGCCGAATACCCTGGATTAGCCCAGTTAAAATCCGGATTATGCTCTCCATAACTCGACGCCCGACTTGCCTTCCAGCCACCCTCACCAGAGGCCTTAGCTTCGGTCACGTAGCCAGTTGCCTCCACGAATTCACGAAACTGACCAACCGTGATTTCATAAGCACTCATGCTGAAGGGTTTTGAGATACTGATTTTTCGTCGTGGCTGTTCGTCCGACCTCGCGTCGGGATCACCTTCTACGCTTCCCATCACAAAGGAACCAGCCGGGAGTTCTACCATCTTCAATTTGAAGGGTTCATTATTTGCTACGGGTTTTTTGTTGATTGGATTGGCGTTGGCATCAGTTGTCGGGTCGTTGATCTGTACATTCAACTGATCTCGTCCACTGACAGTGATGTTGCCAGGAGTCAATTGCCGATTGCCAGGGCCGGCGAGAGAGAGTTTATAACTCCCGGGGGCAACCAGAAATTTGGCCTGGTCACCTAACTCGACAGATCGGACTTTCCCATCTTCGCTGGTGATCTGAATGACATCACCGGGCTGATGATTTTCGACCAGAATTGTGGCTTGTCTGTCAGTTTCCACAATAAGCTGATAAGCTCCGAAACTACCCATACCAAGTATCAACGCTATGAGTAGTATCCATGGACTAACACGCTTCTTTTGAGGTTGTGGGGTAATTTGAGGTTCCGGAGCTGCTGCTTTCTGACGCTTAGAATTCGTAGAAGTCCCTGGGCGATTCGTCTTTTGACGACCAGTCCCTGAGTCTGATGAAGGGGCAGGGGATCTGGTGTTTTTTTCCTGGGACTTGATCGACTGCTGCAGCTGCTCCAGTTTCACAGCGACGGAATAGATGTTTTTCGGTCGTTTCTGGGGATCCTTTTCTGTCAAGCGGTTGCCCAGCTTACTGAGGATCTTGATTAGGTGTTCCCGTTTTGGGCTACTCTTATCCGCTGGTAGCTTTGTGAGCAGATACTTGAGCACACGGCCTGTCGAATAGATATCAGAACGATAATCAACTGGTCCACTACCGTGAGCCTGCTCAGGGGACATGTAGCCGACAGTGCCAGCTCCGATCCGGGCTGCAGATTTCCCCGATTCGGCGGCGATGGCCAGTCCGTAATCAATCAGTTTGATTGTGCCGTCAGTCAGCCGCATGATATTGCCCGGTTTAACGTCACGATGAACAAAACCTTTAGCATGCAGCTGTTCCAGGGCACGGCAAGTTCCCAGTAACGCATCAATAATTTCTTCCGGCGTCTTTATCAGTCCCTGGTTGGCAAGGTTCTGTAGCGAATCCCCGTCGAGTAGTTCCTGGGCCAGAAACAGGCAGCCATCGTGCTCCCAGGCGTCGTAGGCTCGGACCAGGTTGGGATGCTCCAGCTGACCAGCAGTTTCCATCTCCCGCAGGAAATGTTCATAAGCGACCGGATCATCCTGCCGAATCCCCTGGATCACTTTCAGAGCGACAGGGCGTTTCAGGTTCGAGTGCCGCCCCTCATAAACCTCGCCCATTCCACCAGATCCGATCAATTTCAGCACTTCATACTGTCTCAGATTGCAGGGGACATCCAGTGTCGAATCATGGTCTTTTTGCTGACTGGGAGCGAGCTGTCCCCAGATCGTCGTGGCCCTATCTTGAAGCATCTCTTCTTCGATGGCGATGCGGGCATTTTCGAGATCGGCCTGGGTGATCCTAGCCAGTTGCTTCCCGATTTCATTGTGGGGCTCATCGAGCTGGCCGAGTATCAGCTGACATTTTTCGCAGATTTCCACATGATCACAGACGGATTCCAGCTGATCTCCAGGCAGGTCACCGTGGTTCAGTCGAATCAAATCTTCTTTTGTGGGGCAACTTGCCTTTTTGACCATGATTGGGGTACCGAATATATTTGTCCTGTTTCTAGAAATGCTCCTGTGAATAAATATCGGAGGGCCGTAACACGGAAAAATATATTAAGAATCTTCGTTGAATTCGTCGACCATCAAATCCCTAAGTCGTTTCAGCACCCTTTGTTTGGCAACCCGCACAGCGGCAGTGGTCACATCGAACTCTTTCGCAATTTCAGAACTCGGAATATCCTCCACCGTTCTTTTCCAGAACATCTGCCAGGTCTTTTCGGCGGTCGATTCCCGAACCAGTTCTAACGCCCGGGCTTTGACTTCTTCCAGTGCCTGCTGTTCTCCGTCGATCTCATCAGCGTCTTTCTGGTCACGATTGACTAAGCCATCCAGCAGTTCCTGCGGTGTTCCCTGATCCTGAGGCAATGATCGGAAATAGTCTGCAGCCCGGCGTTCCACGATCGTACGCAGCCAGCCCCGAAACTTGCCTTTGGCGGCATCACGCTCGAAGTTTCCAATGCTATTGTAGATTTTTTGGAGGGCATCCTGAAGAACATCGTCTTCTGCTGACTGAGGCACATTCTTTTTTCGAATCCAGAACTTCAGGAGTGGGGTGTAGACCAGCACAAAGTTATTCCACCGATCCTGGGAAAACTCCTTCAGGTCGAAAATCATGCTGGAACGGGTGTGCCATTGAGACTGGGAGTGGGATGGCTGGGGGGAATGGTCTTCTGGTTTCATACTGCCGTCAGGCTCAGTCACATTTTCTCTCCCGCTGCATGCATGCTCATTTACTCGCTCTGGTAACAATTGAAGGAGTACTGATCGTTATGATATCTGTCCCCCAAAGGGTAGCAAAGTATGTGACAGAATGCCATTAGCAGGGGGCATGTGACCAGGGGGTGTCGGCAGGGACAGAATGGACCGGTTCTTTAAAATCTGGAATTTAAAGATGGTGCGGCGGCACTGTTTATTTCTTCTGATTACTGTTGCTGAGTCGAAATTATCATTTTACAAGCAGTTGTCATTCTCAACAGTTAGATCATAGCCCGGCTGTGCTCATCTTGCTGGATTCCCCACCATGTGGATACTGTGTTTTCCTTGAAACCAGCGACCTGTTACGCGACTCTTGCGAAATGTGCCCAGGAAGCCATACTGGTGATCGAATACACTGATGTACCACGAGTGGTCCCCGATGTCAGGAAGCCGTCCCTCTACACGTGTCAGAGCATCCCGCCAGACACCAATGTGATTCACGAGGACTACCGCACGTCGTGTAGATTCATCAAAGAACCGTTCCCAGCCTTGTGCCAGTTCCAGTTTGCCCTCAATTCCCCCAAATGGATCTATGTCACTATGCCCCAGATGGAGTGGGTTACATCGAGCAAAATGCAGAAGACCGTCAGTTGTCACTCCGACTACTTGGGCCAAGTCTTCGAAAGCTTAAATATGCTCGTGAGGAGGGCATAGATTGGCGTCCATTGATCAAAAGCCAGTTGAGTTCACTTGGACGGAAACAAGTCGCTACAAAGCGTCTCGACAATAAAACGGCTGACGCAAAAGTGATGAAGCAGGCGATAGAAAAACATCCTGATTCCCCAGCAGATCAACAGGCATATTGGTGCAACACGACACAAAAAAGTCGTGCTAGTTACTTCAGATTTCGTCAACGGTATCAGAAAATGCTGGAAGATTCTGAGTGACACCTGCATTCCATCCATTACCACACCTATCCAGCAAGGAGCAGATAAATGCTTAAACAGATCGCCAAATCAGACGGCAATAATGAATGTCTCATGAAAGCAGCCAGCGATGCCATCGCAGTTCAAGATGCTGTCAATCTTATTGCTATAGTTGGATGTTTCCATCGACACCTCAAGGCAATGAGAGAAACTGGAATGTCTGGGGATGAACTCAACAATCATCCAGTCACGATCTGCTTCATAAGTAAGTTATCCAGTCTGTGCAGGATGACTGTTGAACGGGAAACTAAAGCCTTTGGGGCCATTGAAAAGATGGCAAATGGCGAAACGGTTCAGTACGAAGTGATTCCCATCTGACACCCATTGATTGATCATTTGCAACAGTTACTTCTTCCCCTTGGGTTTTTCGTCATCTTTGAATGTGGATAAGACATACCTCCGATTCAGTGGCTGCGGAAAACGAGCCTCAGATTCGAACAACTTACGGATTTTTTCCAGCTTGGTTTTGTTTATCTCATATGGATTTTTAATGACTACCCAACTAACGTTTTCGCTGTAGGGCGGTGTGGTCAGCGATCCTTCATATCTGTAGTGCTTTTCCCAGTCGGTTGGCAAAAAGTCCTGTGGATTAAAAGAGACATGATAATCAGGACCGTTGCTTGTTCCAGCAGAGGAGAGAGAGGCGATCTGTGTGAGCAATGAATGCAAAGGATCTTTTGTTTTGCCGGGTTCGATGAAAATCCCAATAACTGCCAGTGATCCATCATGAGAATTTTGGTGAACCACGTGTAACTCCATCGTATGCTGACTTCCATCCACCCAGTGCTCACTGGGATGATGAAAATGAAACTGTCTCAGGTGATATTTCTTACCGGATAGTTCGATGTATTGACGACAGTCCGAAGCGAAAAGTACCTGCATTCCATGATCACCTTTATGAATGTGACCATGGACATCACCATTCCATTCTATCTTTAATTTGTCGTCTCCGAAGTCTGCATAAATCGAATTTCTGATATCGATAGGGGACTGCTGGTTCATGGTGTGCTTTTCCTGTTCTCAAATGATGGATTCACTGTTGTTCAGGTTGTCCCAAATCAGATTAAGTAAGACAAGAATATTCTTTCCTGAAAACCATCTGACACCCATCAGATGAATGCTGAACCAATCACGATCATTTGATGAAAGGAACAAGATGATTCAGAAAAGTAAACCTCTCTTCCAACTCGGTCGGACTGTCGCCACACATGGAGCTCTCGATGCTCTCCAGAAAAATAATCAGTCACCGCTTGAGTTCTTTGAAAGACATAAGCATGGGGACTGGTCTGAGCTGTGTTCGGAAGATCGCCAGACTAATGAGCAGGCTCTTAAAGACGGCGACCGGATTTTCTCGGTCTACCATCTCAAGGACAACACAAAGATCTGGGTAATTACCGAAGCAGATCGCAGTGCCACAACAATTCTGCTCCCCGAAGAAT
This window harbors:
- a CDS encoding carbonic anhydrase family protein, with protein sequence MNQQSPIDIRNSIYADFGDDKLKIEWNGDVHGHIHKGDHGMQVLFASDCRQYIELSGKKYHLRQFHFHHPSEHWVDGSQHTMELHVVHQNSHDGSLAVIGIFIEPGKTKDPLHSLLTQIASLSSAGTSNGPDYHVSFNPQDFLPTDWEKHYRYEGSLTTPPYSENVSWVVIKNPYEINKTKLEKIRKLFESEARFPQPLNRRYVLSTFKDDEKPKGKK
- a CDS encoding SUMF1/EgtB/PvdO family nonheme iron enzyme, producing the protein MVKKASCPTKEDLIRLNHGDLPGDQLESVCDHVEICEKCQLILGQLDEPHNEIGKQLARITQADLENARIAIEEEMLQDRATTIWGQLAPSQQKDHDSTLDVPCNLRQYEVLKLIGSGGMGEVYEGRHSNLKRPVALKVIQGIRQDDPVAYEHFLREMETAGQLEHPNLVRAYDAWEHDGCLFLAQELLDGDSLQNLANQGLIKTPEEIIDALLGTCRALEQLHAKGFVHRDVKPGNIMRLTDGTIKLIDYGLAIAAESGKSAARIGAGTVGYMSPEQAHGSGPVDYRSDIYSTGRVLKYLLTKLPADKSSPKREHLIKILSKLGNRLTEKDPQKRPKNIYSVAVKLEQLQQSIKSQEKNTRSPAPSSDSGTGRQKTNRPGTSTNSKRQKAAAPEPQITPQPQKKRVSPWILLIALILGMGSFGAYQLIVETDRQATILVENHQPGDVIQITSEDGKVRSVELGDQAKFLVAPGSYKLSLAGPGNRQLTPGNITVSGRDQLNVQINDPTTDANANPINKKPVANNEPFKLKMVELPAGSFVMGSVEGDPDARSDEQPRRKISISKPFSMSAYEITVGQFREFVEATGYVTEAKASGEGGWKASRASSYGEHNPDFNWANPGYSASDSYPVTMVTYADAMAFCNWLSKRNDRVYRLPTEAEWEYACRAGTTTIYHFPIDSRDSYCWSLWNTKNTICPRPVGTRQPNAWGLYDMSGNVREWCQDWYSEDAYRQEYSAFPSGPSTGTMRVIRGGCFIDLNSFLRSSRRGFLEPRKSLNTQGFRVVEGELSLPASDLKTTNNSPESSSPANPASAPSETVGSQSAMVPKTIQELEKIDDSDFIPLFNGKDLDNWELDRRFWWIENGVLYGDKSPKAGSDTYAATKEEFEDFILKLKFKLKSGDSGIQFRGDLLSDLKKMTGSQLNISYEENMDELGQLYVNNKTYYVLNDSQKRDLIDTIDRSGWNECVIAAMGDQIWARINGIVVVNQEHQNRKSGSIGLQLHKGGANIAFKDIMIKKIE
- a CDS encoding RNA polymerase sigma factor; the encoded protein is MTEPDGSMKPEDHSPQPSHSQSQWHTRSSMIFDLKEFSQDRWNNFVLVYTPLLKFWIRKKNVPQSAEDDVLQDALQKIYNSIGNFERDAAKGKFRGWLRTIVERRAADYFRSLPQDQGTPQELLDGLVNRDQKDADEIDGEQQALEEVKARALELVRESTAEKTWQMFWKRTVEDIPSSEIAKEFDVTTAAVRVAKQRVLKRLRDLMVDEFNEDS